Proteins from one Phyllobacterium zundukense genomic window:
- a CDS encoding magnesium transporter CorA family protein: protein MIYVYALQDDYLMPSAALAGAELPPNAVWIDLINPTHDEDVQVENWTKATIPTHEDMIEIEESSRFYAENGAQYLTASILHSTELKHHGIAPVSFILTGKRLVTVRYTEPKAFTLFIGRATKPGNGLITPRCSGISILLGLVEAVTDRIADILEGVAGDIDVNSHAIFRRSENDKPMTTKNFRDSLNNIGIQGAFLSKIRESIAGVSRLLVYTAAMPEEALGKKDIRATIKSLERDTQSLSTYVDFLSNKVTFLLDTVVGLISIEQNAIIKIFSVAAVAFMPPTLVASIYGMNFHFMPELDKVWGYPMAIGLMIASAVIPLLIFRKKGWL from the coding sequence ATGATTTATGTCTACGCGCTGCAAGACGATTATCTGATGCCCAGTGCTGCGCTCGCGGGGGCAGAGCTGCCACCCAACGCAGTCTGGATCGACCTTATCAACCCGACGCATGACGAGGACGTCCAGGTTGAGAACTGGACCAAGGCTACCATACCGACGCACGAGGATATGATCGAGATCGAGGAATCCAGTCGCTTCTACGCAGAGAACGGCGCGCAATATCTGACCGCTTCCATCCTGCATTCCACCGAATTGAAGCATCACGGTATCGCTCCGGTATCGTTCATCCTCACAGGAAAGCGGCTTGTCACTGTCCGCTATACCGAGCCGAAGGCGTTCACTCTGTTTATTGGCCGCGCGACCAAGCCGGGAAACGGTCTTATTACACCCAGATGCAGCGGCATCAGCATTCTGCTGGGATTGGTCGAAGCTGTAACGGACCGGATTGCCGACATTCTCGAAGGTGTTGCTGGCGATATCGATGTGAATTCTCACGCCATCTTCCGGCGGTCGGAAAATGACAAGCCGATGACAACGAAGAACTTCAGGGACAGTCTCAACAATATCGGTATTCAAGGCGCGTTTCTTTCCAAAATTCGGGAAAGCATCGCCGGCGTCAGCCGCCTCCTCGTTTATACGGCGGCCATGCCGGAAGAGGCTTTGGGCAAGAAGGACATCCGGGCTACGATCAAGTCGCTGGAGCGCGACACGCAATCGCTAAGCACCTATGTCGATTTCCTTTCCAACAAGGTGACCTTTCTGCTGGATACGGTCGTTGGGCTCATCTCGATCGAGCAGAACGCCATCATCAAGATTTTCTCCGTCGCGGCTGTGGCCTTCATGCCGCCAACGCTGGTCGCATCGATTTACGGTATGAACTTCCATTTCATGCCCGAACTCGACAAGGTGTGGGGCTATCCCATGGCCATCGGGTTGATGATTGCCTCGGCCGTGATCCCGCTCCTGATCTTCCGCAAAAAGGGCTGGCTGTAA
- a CDS encoding AbrB/MazE/SpoVT family DNA-binding domain-containing protein, with amino-acid sequence MNITVRKIGNSEGVILPKDVLERHHLKAGDQLVLIEEGDGLKLRRLQDDPEEFENKMKIARERMKKYETAYRVLAK; translated from the coding sequence ATGAATATCACTGTGCGCAAAATCGGCAACTCAGAGGGCGTCATCCTGCCCAAAGACGTGCTTGAGCGGCACCATCTGAAAGCGGGTGATCAGCTCGTCCTTATTGAAGAGGGCGATGGCTTGAAGTTACGCCGCCTGCAAGATGATCCCGAAGAGTTCGAAAACAAGATGAAGATCGCCCGAGAGAGAATGAAGAAGTACGAGACCGCATATCGCGTTCTCGCTAAATGA